The Muricauda sp. SCSIO 65647 genome includes a region encoding these proteins:
- a CDS encoding aldose epimerase family protein, with the protein MKQVTLKNDAITLKVLDYGALVQELWVMDNSGKKRNVVIGFENAADYLTDEYCLGASVGRFAGRISKGKFELDGTSYSLHNDDGVHLHGGKEGFHKKYWTITEVNENENPFVKLTYRSKHLEEGYPGNLEVSVTYQLTQNKLNIGYTAITDKKTVVNLTNHSYFRLDDAPTIGQHELQLNCPYYLKTHENLLPTGEIMPVDNTPYDFRGQRPIATPFLDTPFAIDHKAEYAAILKSAKSGISMKVKTNQPAVVVFTPVPFAGICFETQNYPDAPNYPHFPSSILEPGKTYSNESQFVFENDI; encoded by the coding sequence TTGAAACAAGTTACCCTAAAAAATGATGCGATTACCCTAAAAGTGCTCGATTACGGTGCCCTGGTACAAGAACTATGGGTCATGGATAACAGCGGTAAAAAGCGTAATGTAGTGATCGGTTTTGAAAATGCGGCCGATTATCTAACTGATGAGTACTGCCTAGGTGCTTCCGTAGGAAGATTTGCCGGAAGAATTTCTAAAGGAAAATTTGAATTGGATGGCACTTCCTATTCTTTGCACAACGATGATGGAGTTCATCTACACGGCGGCAAGGAAGGGTTCCATAAAAAATATTGGACCATTACCGAGGTAAATGAGAACGAAAACCCTTTTGTAAAACTCACTTACCGGAGCAAACATTTAGAGGAAGGCTATCCTGGCAATCTTGAGGTCTCTGTCACGTACCAATTGACACAAAACAAATTGAATATTGGCTACACGGCCATTACCGATAAAAAAACCGTGGTCAACCTGACCAATCATTCCTATTTTAGATTGGATGATGCCCCGACCATCGGCCAGCATGAATTACAGCTCAATTGCCCGTACTACCTAAAAACCCATGAAAATCTGCTGCCCACGGGTGAAATTATGCCTGTTGACAATACCCCTTATGATTTTCGCGGTCAACGACCGATTGCAACCCCTTTTTTAGACACACCTTTTGCAATCGATCACAAAGCTGAATATGCAGCTATTCTAAAATCGGCAAAATCGGGCATCTCGATGAAAGTCAAGACCAATCAGCCCGCGGTAGTGGTCTTTACCCCAGTGCCGTTTGCCGGTATTTGTTTTGAGACACAAAATTATCCTGATGCACCAAACTACCCGCACTTTCCATCCTCGATACTCGAACCGGGCAAAACTTACTCAAACGAATCTCAATTTGTGTTCGAAAACGACATATGA
- the meaB gene encoding methylmalonyl Co-A mutase-associated GTPase MeaB, with amino-acid sequence MKKEQQIASEENISKIKRLREKPLSAENLVEGITKGDKTALARAITLVESSVDEHLEKAEKILEKCLAVKSKSVRIGITGVPGVGKSTFIEVFGKMLTDQGKKVAVLAVDPSSSLSKGSILGDKTRMQSLARDENAFIRPSPAGDSLGGVAQKTKEAMVLCEAAGYDIILVETVGVGQSETAVHAMVDFFLLLKLAGSGDELQGIKRGIIEMADAIVINKADAENEKQAKWAKAEFTRALHLYPPKKNGWTPKVLTCSALNKIGIDDIWQLIGDFVKLTKENDSFAKKRSEQNKNWFLQGVNERLKRSFYSNKSSKRLLKKYLVLVENGEMAPSHAIRKLFFEYEKAVK; translated from the coding sequence TTGAAAAAGGAACAACAAATAGCATCTGAAGAGAACATTTCAAAAATCAAGCGCCTTCGCGAAAAACCACTTTCAGCGGAAAATTTGGTAGAAGGCATCACCAAAGGAGACAAAACGGCCTTGGCACGGGCCATTACCTTGGTTGAGAGCTCTGTAGATGAACATCTTGAAAAGGCGGAGAAAATTCTGGAAAAATGTCTGGCGGTCAAGTCCAAAAGTGTGCGTATCGGTATTACGGGCGTTCCCGGGGTCGGTAAAAGCACTTTCATCGAAGTTTTTGGCAAAATGTTGACCGATCAAGGAAAAAAAGTGGCCGTTTTAGCGGTCGATCCATCCAGTTCTTTGAGCAAGGGCAGCATTTTGGGTGATAAAACCCGTATGCAAAGCTTGGCCAGGGATGAAAATGCCTTTATACGGCCCTCTCCCGCTGGGGATTCCCTCGGTGGCGTGGCACAAAAAACAAAAGAGGCCATGGTACTTTGCGAGGCTGCAGGTTACGATATCATTCTAGTTGAAACCGTGGGGGTCGGACAAAGCGAAACGGCCGTTCATGCCATGGTCGATTTTTTCCTGCTGTTGAAATTGGCGGGCAGTGGTGATGAATTACAGGGCATCAAAAGGGGCATCATCGAAATGGCAGATGCCATTGTCATCAACAAGGCCGATGCCGAAAATGAGAAACAGGCCAAATGGGCAAAAGCCGAGTTCACCAGGGCCCTGCATCTTTATCCTCCCAAAAAGAATGGATGGACCCCCAAGGTACTCACCTGCTCTGCCCTTAACAAAATAGGCATTGATGACATATGGCAGCTGATCGGGGATTTTGTTAAATTGACCAAAGAGAACGACTCGTTTGCAAAAAAAAGAAGTGAACAAAACAAAAATTGGTTCTTACAAGGTGTCAATGAACGCCTGAAAAGAAGTTTTTATAGTAACAAAAGCTCTAAAAGGCTATTGAAAAAATACCTTGTTTTGGTCGAAAATGGTGAAATGGCCCCCTCACATGCCATACGCAAGCTGTTTTTTGAATATGAAAAGGCAGTCAAATAA
- a CDS encoding lysylphosphatidylglycerol synthase transmembrane domain-containing protein — protein sequence MTEKQRKKLLTALKIIISAALIYFIFTKIDFREVLVVIKRSKPLYLFWALFFFALSKVLNAFRLNLYFHEINAPLTQKSNLKLYLLGMFYNLFLPGGIGGDAYKGYLIQKKFRPGTKKVVSVLLLDRLSGMLLIFIYACLLALFLKATVFKGLYWLFALAIPIGIAVFWWLNKKMFPYVLNVFWGSFAYSAILQAAQLVAVLFILNALSIEGNTIAYLFIFLISSIVSVLPLTIGGIGSREVTFLYGAKWLALEAGTSIAISMVFFLITAFVSLLGMIYHLRKPQLETTTTQ from the coding sequence GTGACGGAAAAGCAGCGTAAAAAACTTCTGACTGCGCTAAAAATAATCATCAGTGCGGCACTGATCTACTTCATCTTTACCAAAATTGATTTCAGAGAGGTATTAGTGGTCATCAAACGATCAAAACCCTTATACCTTTTTTGGGCCTTGTTTTTCTTTGCGCTGTCAAAAGTATTGAACGCTTTTCGCCTGAACCTCTATTTCCATGAAATCAACGCCCCGCTGACCCAAAAGAGCAATCTAAAGCTCTACTTGTTGGGCATGTTCTACAACCTCTTTCTGCCAGGGGGCATTGGCGGTGATGCCTACAAGGGGTATCTCATTCAAAAAAAGTTTCGCCCGGGCACGAAAAAGGTGGTATCGGTACTGTTGCTCGACCGTTTAAGCGGTATGCTGTTGATCTTCATCTATGCCTGTTTGTTGGCCTTGTTTTTAAAAGCCACTGTTTTTAAAGGATTGTATTGGCTGTTCGCCTTGGCCATTCCCATTGGTATCGCGGTATTTTGGTGGCTGAACAAAAAAATGTTTCCCTACGTACTCAACGTCTTTTGGGGTTCGTTTGCCTATTCCGCTATATTGCAGGCAGCTCAGTTGGTGGCCGTTTTGTTCATTTTAAACGCTTTATCGATCGAAGGAAATACCATTGCCTACCTGTTCATTTTCTTGATTTCATCGATAGTATCGGTATTGCCCTTGACCATTGGGGGCATCGGAAGCCGTGAGGTCACCTTTCTCTATGGTGCCAAATGGTTGGCATTGGAGGCCGGTACATCGATAGCTATCAGCATGGTCTTTTTCTTGATTACCGCCTTTGTTTCTTTACTCGGAATGATATATCATTTGCGAAAGCCACAATTGGAAACCACAACTACTCAATGA
- a CDS encoding glycosyltransferase family 2 protein — MKIITDSFLSIVVPLYNEQDNVVLLTEKIHESLQGYNYQIVYVDDFSTDDTRSVVKKMNDKRVHLIELKKNYGQSLALAAGIDYATGDYIITMDGDLQNDPSDIPQMLAYAADGEYDLITGIRQKRKDSLIKKIPSKIANFLVRRVTKLDIKDNGCALKVFTKDIAKGLNLYGEMHRFITLLAHLEGAQIKQVNVKHHARHAGVSKYGLERVFKVVADMMLLLFIRKYFQRPIHLFGIFGVLLILLGILMNIYLLVMKFGFGEDIGNRPMLIFGMMFILGGIQLFTIGIVMELLIRTYYESQQKRPYRIKKISIGDGKAA; from the coding sequence ATGAAAATAATCACCGACTCTTTTTTATCGATAGTAGTTCCGTTGTACAATGAGCAGGACAATGTGGTGCTACTTACCGAAAAAATACATGAAAGTCTGCAAGGGTACAACTACCAGATCGTGTATGTCGATGATTTCTCAACGGATGATACGCGGAGCGTGGTAAAAAAAATGAACGACAAACGGGTACACCTCATCGAACTCAAAAAAAATTATGGCCAGAGTCTTGCGCTGGCCGCAGGAATTGACTACGCCACGGGAGATTATATCATTACCATGGATGGCGACCTGCAAAATGACCCGTCAGATATCCCACAGATGTTGGCTTATGCCGCAGACGGCGAATATGACCTGATTACGGGCATTCGCCAAAAACGCAAAGACTCCCTCATCAAGAAAATACCTTCAAAAATTGCGAATTTCTTGGTGCGCAGGGTCACCAAATTAGACATCAAAGACAATGGTTGTGCACTGAAAGTGTTTACCAAAGATATTGCCAAGGGGCTGAACCTCTATGGTGAAATGCACCGTTTCATTACGTTGCTCGCCCATTTAGAGGGGGCTCAGATCAAACAGGTCAACGTCAAGCACCATGCGCGACATGCAGGTGTTTCAAAATATGGCCTTGAACGGGTCTTCAAGGTCGTGGCCGATATGATGCTTTTGCTGTTCATCAGAAAATATTTTCAAAGACCCATTCACCTGTTTGGAATTTTTGGGGTCTTGCTCATCTTACTGGGCATTTTGATGAACATCTATTTATTGGTGATGAAATTTGGTTTTGGTGAAGATATCGGCAATCGCCCAATGCTCATCTTTGGCATGATGTTCATTTTGGGTGGCATACAATTGTTCACCATTGGCATTGTGATGGAACTACTCATCAGAACCTATTACGAATCACAGCAAAAAAGACCTTACCGAATCAAAAAAATCAGTATTGGTGACGGAAAAGCAGCGTAA